One genomic window of Catenulispora sp. EB89 includes the following:
- a CDS encoding choice-of-anchor P family protein produces MSSERSRRSGSSYRPGVRRGGAAAAAVALGVLSAPAVWAGPAPSAPPAPRPADGGSSASLGGWTVSASAAPITMEIYDPKIPIPAQPGQPNLEFDLSFTRASYGSGPTGAATASWLWPGDAIAFGLGQLFNNPGVKYPILTNVQFPGATPDATMQPIPGSYMQSHTDANGSTSVSTFGLPLPGTGPSLPGSPTSAPSSAPSAPSGLLGGLLGGGSVPPLQLPDLGTLIQFLTGQAALVDVQGERSQTSATVTGGKAVATAESDAGKLLLLGGLIEFDGLKVTSQSTSDGVKGTSTGNVDYGSMSVAGVTFGITANGIQTPAGLIALPQLPDAVNQLLAPLGISIALPAASDVSKDTAGEMFSHGLQVTIDTAKLKAMLPLTPVLTQLFAQIPPDLMKTLTQGLPPTVTSVINSLPQLAPKIVLTIGSAKSKADASQAINVSGGSTGGPSSPPSSSAAGSSTSTSGGGTTAGTTGGGSGTSGTSGGSTGGTVGGGSVGGGTGGGTVGGGTTGGGTTGGSTGGATGSMAPPNPPMQNTASKMTPAAFGGLPGQLLLGAAVVACVAAWGLRKYSTLLFGGAGCEAGHTTGVPDLREFEE; encoded by the coding sequence GTGAGTTCTGAGCGTTCTCGGCGTTCTGGAAGTTCGTACAGACCAGGTGTCCGGCGCGGCGGTGCGGCCGCCGCGGCGGTGGCGCTCGGGGTGCTGAGCGCGCCGGCGGTGTGGGCCGGTCCCGCACCGTCGGCGCCCCCGGCGCCGCGCCCGGCCGACGGCGGGTCCTCGGCGAGTCTGGGCGGATGGACCGTCTCGGCCTCAGCGGCGCCGATCACCATGGAGATCTACGACCCGAAGATCCCGATCCCGGCCCAGCCGGGGCAGCCGAACCTGGAGTTCGACCTGTCCTTCACCCGGGCGAGCTACGGCTCCGGGCCGACCGGGGCGGCGACCGCCAGCTGGCTGTGGCCCGGGGACGCGATCGCGTTCGGGCTGGGGCAGCTGTTCAACAACCCGGGCGTGAAGTACCCGATCCTGACGAACGTGCAGTTCCCGGGGGCCACTCCGGACGCGACGATGCAGCCGATCCCGGGCTCGTACATGCAGTCGCACACGGACGCGAACGGATCGACCTCGGTGTCGACCTTCGGGTTGCCGTTGCCGGGGACCGGGCCCTCGCTGCCGGGGTCGCCGACGAGCGCGCCGTCGTCGGCGCCCTCCGCACCCTCGGGGCTGCTCGGCGGTCTCCTGGGCGGCGGGTCGGTGCCTCCGCTCCAACTGCCCGATCTGGGGACGCTCATCCAGTTCCTCACCGGGCAGGCGGCGCTGGTGGACGTGCAGGGCGAGCGGTCGCAGACCTCGGCGACGGTGACCGGCGGGAAGGCCGTCGCGACCGCGGAGTCGGACGCCGGGAAGCTGCTGCTGCTCGGCGGGCTGATCGAGTTCGACGGTCTGAAGGTCACCTCGCAGAGCACGTCGGACGGGGTCAAGGGGACGTCGACCGGGAACGTCGACTACGGCTCGATGTCGGTGGCCGGGGTGACGTTCGGCATCACGGCGAACGGCATCCAGACGCCGGCCGGGCTGATCGCCCTGCCCCAGCTGCCGGACGCGGTGAACCAGCTGCTCGCGCCGCTGGGGATCTCGATCGCGCTGCCGGCCGCCAGCGACGTGTCGAAGGACACCGCGGGCGAGATGTTCAGCCACGGGCTGCAGGTCACCATCGACACGGCGAAGCTGAAGGCGATGCTGCCGCTGACGCCGGTGCTGACTCAGCTGTTCGCGCAGATCCCGCCGGACCTCATGAAAACGCTCACGCAGGGCCTGCCGCCGACGGTGACCAGCGTCATCAACAGTCTTCCGCAGCTGGCGCCGAAGATCGTGCTGACCATCGGGTCGGCGAAGTCGAAGGCGGACGCCTCGCAGGCCATCAACGTGTCCGGCGGCAGCACCGGCGGGCCGAGCTCGCCGCCGTCCAGCAGCGCGGCGGGCTCCTCGACGTCCACGAGCGGCGGCGGCACGACCGCCGGTACGACCGGCGGCGGCTCCGGCACGAGCGGCACCTCCGGCGGCAGCACCGGCGGCACGGTCGGCGGCGGCAGCGTGGGCGGCGGGACCGGCGGGGGCACCGTCGGCGGCGGTACCACGGGCGGCGGCACGACCGGCGGGTCGACCGGCGGCGCCACCGGCAGCATGGCGCCGCCGAACCCGCCGATGCAGAACACCGCCTCGAAGATGACGCCGGCGGCCTTCGGCGGCCTGCCGGGGCAGCTCCTGCTCGGCGCGGCCGTGGTGGCGTGCGTGGCGGCCTGGGGGCTGCGGAAGTACAGCACGCTGTTGTTCGGCGGCGCGGGCTGCGAGGCCGGGCACACCACCGGGGTGCCGGACCTGCGGGAGTTCGAGGAATGA
- a CDS encoding ABC transporter ATP-binding protein, which translates to MAPILELEDVHAAYGRIEVLHGVDLAVPRGAVVALLGPNGAGKTTLMKVCSGRLRATSGHVHLGGSHVNNAAPDALARAGLCTIPEGRGIFPNLTVAENLRLSGLAGQASAAEIYETAFTRFPRLAERYDQLAGSMSGGEQQMLAMARALVTNPAVLLVDELSMGLAPLIVRQLYDVLGQIAEQGVTVVAVEQFADMALRVADFAAVMTHGRIVAFDEPEVIRRDLAALYLGGAAA; encoded by the coding sequence ATGGCACCGATCCTGGAACTGGAGGACGTGCACGCGGCGTACGGCCGGATCGAGGTCCTGCACGGCGTGGACCTCGCCGTGCCGCGCGGCGCCGTCGTCGCCCTGCTCGGGCCGAACGGCGCCGGCAAGACCACGCTGATGAAGGTCTGCTCGGGACGCCTGCGCGCGACATCAGGGCACGTACACCTCGGCGGGTCGCACGTGAACAACGCGGCGCCGGACGCGCTGGCCCGGGCCGGCCTGTGCACGATCCCCGAGGGCCGCGGCATCTTCCCGAACCTGACGGTCGCGGAGAACCTGCGGCTGTCCGGACTGGCCGGGCAGGCCTCGGCGGCGGAGATCTACGAGACCGCGTTCACCCGCTTCCCGCGGCTGGCCGAGCGGTACGACCAGCTGGCCGGATCGATGTCGGGCGGCGAGCAGCAGATGCTCGCCATGGCCCGGGCGCTGGTGACGAACCCGGCGGTGCTGCTGGTCGACGAGCTGTCGATGGGCCTGGCCCCGCTGATCGTGCGGCAGCTCTACGACGTGCTCGGGCAGATCGCGGAGCAGGGCGTGACCGTGGTCGCGGTGGAGCAGTTCGCTGACATGGCGTTGCGGGTCGCGGACTTCGCGGCGGTGATGACGCACGGCAGGATCGTGGCCTTCGACGAGCCGGAGGTCATCCGGCGGGATCTGGCCGCGTTGTATTTGGGAGGTGCGGCAGCGTGA
- a CDS encoding ABC transporter ATP-binding protein produces MTRLDVKEVTVRFGGVTAVDGATISAEGGQVTALIGPNGAGKTTLFNVVTGLQRPTSGRVFLDGDDITHTPTHRRARHGIARTFQRLEAFGSLTVEENIRVAADAVRTKNAKPAQVTRGLIKRIGLERYANARADSVPTGVARLVELARALAIDPELLLLDEPSSGLSEDETDSFGGLLRDLAAQGRAVLIVEHDMGLIMRVSDRIHVLDRGRLIASGTPAEVQADPSVRKAYLGDEDVPEPEQDDDDPIKLPDSTLTLPPLPKSPGPGTGGWF; encoded by the coding sequence GTGACCCGGTTGGACGTGAAGGAGGTGACGGTCCGCTTCGGCGGTGTCACCGCGGTGGACGGAGCCACGATCTCGGCCGAGGGCGGGCAGGTGACCGCGCTGATCGGGCCGAACGGAGCCGGGAAGACGACGTTGTTCAACGTGGTCACCGGGCTGCAGCGGCCGACCTCCGGCCGGGTGTTCCTGGACGGCGACGACATCACGCACACCCCCACGCACCGCCGGGCCCGGCACGGGATCGCGCGGACCTTCCAGCGGCTGGAGGCCTTCGGGTCGCTGACCGTCGAGGAGAACATCCGGGTCGCCGCGGACGCCGTGCGGACGAAGAACGCCAAGCCGGCGCAGGTGACCCGGGGGCTGATCAAGCGGATCGGGCTGGAGCGCTACGCGAACGCCCGCGCCGACTCGGTGCCGACCGGCGTCGCGCGGCTCGTGGAGCTGGCGCGGGCGCTGGCGATCGACCCGGAGCTGCTGCTGCTGGACGAGCCGTCCTCGGGGCTGTCGGAGGACGAGACCGATTCCTTCGGCGGGCTGCTGCGGGATCTGGCCGCGCAGGGGCGGGCCGTGCTGATCGTGGAGCACGACATGGGGCTGATCATGCGGGTCTCGGACCGGATCCACGTGCTGGACCGGGGACGGCTGATCGCCTCGGGGACGCCGGCCGAGGTGCAGGCGGATCCTTCGGTGCGCAAGGCGTATCTCGGAGATGAAGACGTCCCGGAACCCGAACAGGACGATGACGATCCGATCAAGCTTCCCGACAGCACGCTGACATTGCCGCCGTTGCCCAAGAGCCCCGGACCGGGAACGGGAGGCTGGTTCTGA
- a CDS encoding ABC transporter permease, with protein sequence MNVFLTYTVLGLVIGASYAIAASGLVLTYATTRIFNVAHGATAMVMAFVYWELAYNQGLSNWLAVLIVVFGVAPLFGALLERWVIRRVADSGVGVTLVVTCAVLVGLIGAAEKIWPPGVHQVQQFFAGHGLTVGMVRITGNELLTVALAVVTGAALWAFLTFTRLGVAMRAAVDDKELLALHGGRPNLMSSIAWAMGSALAALAGILLVSSQPSELNYISLTLLVVNSYAAAMAGRLTSLPRTFAGALVLGLLNAYASGYLWTGPGWTGFREAIPAIFLLLMLLLMPQAQLRVGRLAGVPGVRTPEMRRVALASALLLLAVVCGNAVLSEVNVNRMALGLCFAILALSLVPLTGFSGYVSLAQFSFFGVGALTVAKLHSSAPTAVLAGAVLAAVAGILVALPSLRLQGLYLALSTIAFAQIMDTMVFQNPSLGGFGGSLTTKRLDMFGYRFTSDKAYAILAAAVFCVLGAAVIVLRKGRYGRVLIALRDSPAACATLGLNPRAARVAVFAASAAVAGLGGGLYAGLQNQVGSTNFQFFNSLPLLLIVVCAGVTSVSGALLGGMLLMALNSYPSTQAYLFLILAVAAVGLGKQPNGITGWLFSLRDNPLGARLGIGSAGIARGIAARSVEGQGSGTGGDASDGSRTGGSVTVGENAEVEA encoded by the coding sequence ATGAACGTCTTCCTGACGTACACCGTCCTGGGCCTGGTCATCGGCGCCTCGTACGCGATCGCGGCGTCCGGGCTGGTCCTGACCTACGCCACCACCCGCATCTTCAACGTCGCGCACGGCGCCACCGCCATGGTGATGGCGTTCGTGTACTGGGAACTCGCCTACAACCAGGGCCTGTCCAACTGGCTCGCGGTGCTGATCGTGGTCTTCGGGGTGGCGCCGTTGTTCGGCGCGTTGCTGGAGCGCTGGGTCATCCGGCGGGTCGCGGACTCCGGGGTCGGGGTCACGCTCGTGGTGACCTGCGCGGTGCTGGTGGGGCTGATCGGCGCCGCGGAGAAGATCTGGCCGCCGGGCGTGCACCAGGTGCAGCAGTTCTTCGCCGGACACGGACTCACCGTCGGCATGGTGCGGATCACCGGCAACGAGCTGCTGACCGTGGCGCTGGCGGTGGTCACCGGAGCCGCGCTGTGGGCGTTCCTGACGTTCACCCGGCTCGGCGTCGCGATGCGCGCGGCGGTGGACGACAAGGAACTGCTGGCGCTGCACGGCGGCCGGCCGAACCTGATGTCCTCGATCGCCTGGGCCATGGGCTCGGCGCTGGCCGCGCTGGCCGGGATCCTGCTGGTCTCCTCGCAGCCCAGCGAGCTGAACTACATATCCCTGACGCTCCTGGTGGTGAACTCCTACGCCGCGGCGATGGCCGGCCGGCTGACCAGCCTGCCGCGGACCTTCGCCGGGGCGCTGGTGCTGGGGCTGCTGAACGCGTACGCGTCCGGGTACCTGTGGACCGGCCCGGGGTGGACCGGGTTCCGCGAGGCGATCCCGGCCATCTTCCTGCTGCTGATGCTGTTGCTGATGCCGCAGGCGCAGCTGCGCGTCGGACGGCTGGCCGGCGTGCCGGGGGTGCGGACGCCGGAGATGCGCCGCGTCGCGCTGGCCTCGGCGCTCCTGCTGCTCGCGGTGGTCTGCGGCAACGCGGTGCTCAGCGAAGTCAACGTGAACCGGATGGCGCTCGGGCTGTGCTTCGCGATCCTGGCGCTGTCCCTGGTGCCGCTGACCGGCTTCAGCGGATACGTGTCCCTGGCCCAGTTCAGCTTCTTCGGCGTCGGCGCGCTGACGGTCGCGAAGCTGCACTCCTCGGCGCCGACCGCGGTCCTGGCCGGGGCGGTCCTGGCGGCGGTGGCCGGGATCCTGGTGGCGTTGCCGTCGTTGCGGTTGCAGGGTCTGTACCTGGCGCTGTCGACGATCGCGTTCGCGCAGATCATGGACACGATGGTGTTCCAGAACCCCTCGCTCGGCGGGTTCGGCGGGTCGCTGACCACCAAGCGCCTGGACATGTTCGGATACCGCTTCACCTCCGACAAGGCTTACGCCATCTTGGCCGCGGCGGTGTTCTGCGTCCTCGGGGCCGCAGTCATCGTGCTCCGGAAGGGCCGCTATGGCAGGGTTCTGATCGCCCTGCGGGACTCCCCCGCGGCCTGCGCCACGCTGGGACTGAACCCGCGGGCGGCGCGGGTCGCGGTGTTCGCGGCCTCGGCGGCCGTGGCCGGGCTCGGCGGCGGGCTGTACGCGGGACTGCAGAACCAGGTCGGCAGCACCAACTTCCAGTTCTTCAACAGCCTGCCGCTCCTGCTGATCGTGGTGTGCGCCGGCGTCACGTCGGTGAGCGGCGCGTTGCTCGGCGGGATGCTGCTGATGGCGCTGAACAGCTATCCGAGCACGCAGGCCTACCTGTTCCTGATCCTCGCGGTCGCCGCGGTCGGGCTCGGGAAGCAGCCGAACGGGATCACCGGATGGCTGTTCTCCTTGCGGGACAACCCTTTGGGCGCGCGGCTCGGGATCGGGTCGGCGGGGATCGCGCGCGGCATCGCCGCCCGATCCGTGGAGGGTCAGGGTTCTGGGACCGGCGGAGACGCGAGCGACGGATCGCGGACCGGCGGATCGGTGACGGTCGGGGAGAACGCGGAGGTCGAGGCGTGA
- a CDS encoding ABC transporter substrate-binding protein, producing MTSARSPRSRYRFRNHQIATALTVAALSLSLGACGARLSADQRSAAIAYGQGHGDGSQSADGSQTSGANGTGGTTGGTGGTTGGASGGGTSGGASGGSSGGAVGGSSGGGTTGGTGGTGGTSGGKTTGGTTGGKTTGGTTGGSGGSGGTGGGSGGTTGGPGGPGSDTCVGTATGSSATGVTANSISIGNASDLSGPIGGLFSSAPQAVQAYVAYYNATHPNGICGRKLTVHSYDSQTSDAGDNQQTLTACQSDFALVGSVSAFDSGGAASDAQCGIPDLQAVSTTRARQTCAVCFGTDSQQLPLVPQVQPDFWNKQFPGAGAKAAFLYVDTGTTAQQAKSWEQAYAKDGFTWVLDQPIGISESNYTPYVVKMQQAGVQYVQFLGAFQEAATLAQAMQQQGFTPKVFVLDPTGYDPNYVQQAGSAANNTFVFSNAAMFEEAGSNPELQLYTKWLHQVAPGAAPTYFGMFAWSSAELFTRLANQIGPNLTRQAMVQALSGVHNYTGNGLFAPQDVGGKKTSPCALFMQYTGSAWKRVSPGSGWTCGNLINSGVG from the coding sequence ATGACCTCCGCGCGCTCACCGCGATCCCGATACCGCTTCCGTAACCACCAGATAGCCACGGCGCTCACCGTCGCGGCCCTGTCGCTGTCCCTCGGCGCGTGCGGCGCGCGCCTGTCCGCCGACCAGAGATCCGCGGCCATCGCCTACGGCCAGGGCCACGGCGACGGCTCGCAGAGCGCCGACGGCTCCCAGACCTCCGGCGCCAACGGCACCGGCGGGACGACCGGCGGAACCGGAGGCACGACCGGTGGCGCCTCCGGAGGCGGCACGTCCGGCGGCGCCAGCGGTGGCTCCTCCGGAGGCGCGGTCGGGGGCAGCTCCGGCGGCGGAACCACAGGCGGCACCGGGGGAACCGGGGGCACGTCCGGAGGCAAGACCACCGGCGGAACCACAGGCGGCAAGACCACGGGCGGCACCACCGGCGGCTCCGGCGGCTCCGGCGGCACGGGAGGCGGCAGCGGCGGGACCACAGGCGGACCCGGAGGTCCGGGCTCTGACACCTGTGTCGGCACCGCTACCGGCTCCAGCGCCACCGGCGTGACCGCGAACAGCATCAGCATCGGCAACGCCAGCGACCTGTCCGGCCCGATCGGCGGCCTGTTCAGCTCGGCCCCGCAGGCCGTCCAGGCCTATGTGGCGTACTACAACGCGACCCACCCGAACGGCATCTGCGGCCGCAAACTCACCGTGCACTCCTACGACTCGCAGACCTCGGACGCCGGCGACAACCAGCAGACGCTGACCGCCTGCCAGTCCGACTTCGCGCTGGTGGGCTCGGTCTCGGCCTTCGACTCCGGCGGCGCGGCGTCCGACGCCCAGTGCGGGATCCCGGACCTGCAAGCCGTGAGCACCACCCGCGCGCGCCAGACCTGCGCGGTCTGTTTTGGAACAGACTCGCAACAGTTGCCGTTGGTCCCGCAGGTGCAACCGGACTTCTGGAACAAGCAGTTCCCGGGCGCCGGGGCCAAGGCAGCGTTCCTGTACGTGGACACCGGGACCACCGCGCAGCAGGCGAAATCCTGGGAGCAGGCCTACGCCAAGGACGGCTTCACCTGGGTCCTGGACCAGCCGATCGGCATCTCGGAGTCGAACTACACGCCCTACGTCGTGAAGATGCAGCAGGCCGGCGTGCAGTACGTGCAGTTCCTCGGCGCCTTCCAGGAGGCCGCGACCCTCGCGCAGGCCATGCAGCAGCAGGGTTTCACGCCGAAGGTCTTCGTCCTGGACCCCACCGGCTACGACCCGAACTACGTGCAGCAGGCCGGCTCGGCGGCGAACAACACCTTCGTCTTCAGCAACGCCGCGATGTTCGAGGAGGCCGGTTCGAACCCTGAGTTGCAGCTCTACACCAAGTGGCTGCACCAGGTCGCGCCCGGCGCCGCACCGACCTACTTCGGGATGTTCGCCTGGTCCTCGGCCGAGCTGTTCACCCGGCTGGCCAACCAGATCGGGCCGAACCTCACCCGGCAGGCGATGGTGCAGGCGCTGTCCGGCGTGCACAACTACACCGGCAACGGCCTGTTCGCCCCACAGGACGTCGGCGGCAAGAAGACCTCGCCCTGCGCGCTGTTCATGCAGTACACCGGGTCGGCCTGGAAGCGCGTCTCCCCCGGCTCGGGCTGGACCTGCGGGAACCTCATCAACTCCGGCGTGGGCTGA
- a CDS encoding RNA polymerase sigma factor, with translation MIGGSTAPRGHRALQPGAGPSLADLYYAHRLSLVRLAILLVDDKMSAEDVVQDSFTGLWRRYGDDLTGMENPLGYLRTAVVNNARSVLRRRKTARGYTPPHVPDAASAESVALLSEEHREVLEAMQKLPPRQREVLVLRYWSDLSEADIADALGISRGTVKSTASRGLEALGKLLKG, from the coding sequence ATGATCGGCGGGAGCACCGCTCCGCGCGGGCACCGGGCGTTACAGCCCGGCGCGGGGCCCTCGCTGGCCGACCTCTACTACGCGCACCGCCTTTCGCTGGTCCGGCTGGCGATCCTGCTCGTGGACGACAAGATGTCGGCCGAGGACGTGGTGCAGGACTCCTTCACCGGCTTGTGGCGGCGCTACGGCGACGACCTCACCGGCATGGAGAACCCGCTCGGCTACCTGCGCACCGCCGTGGTGAACAACGCGCGCTCGGTGCTGCGCCGGCGCAAGACCGCGCGCGGCTACACCCCGCCGCACGTGCCGGACGCCGCCAGCGCCGAGTCCGTGGCGCTGCTGTCCGAGGAGCACCGCGAGGTGCTGGAGGCGATGCAGAAGCTGCCGCCGCGCCAGCGCGAGGTCCTGGTCCTGCGCTACTGGTCGGACCTGTCCGAGGCGGACATCGCCGACGCGCTGGGGATCAGCCGGGGCACCGTGAAGTCCACGGCGAGCCGCGGGCTGGAAGCGCTCGGCAAGCTGCTCAAGGGCTGA
- a CDS encoding SpoIIE family protein phosphatase produces MKSPVMPAIEELLHAAFDAAPMPAVLADGPDHLLLAANDACLADFGSVALRLPVGDAIPELAATGLPAALDQAYDTGRPVLLQDRLVRRRGGDRYYTLVCVPAQSGVAVFCRDETERVRREQALLEEETRNRNMAVMLQRSLLPQRIVQPDEIRLAACYLPALVRYEDASLDDEPVLEVGGDWYDAIPLGAGRTALVVGGVTPEAGGVGVRAAAVMGRLRAAVRAYASQNLPPGEVMYHLDRHALDFDGERTGSPVATLVYAVHDADSGSLTYANAGHLPPLLRLPDGYVAVLEGASGPSLGSGDWTWQEAAVAVPPGSYLAFYTQGLLERGTGDLRRVFARAPEEEPPRPGAGPVDLVRDHILASIDPLSVSSGGLDAAGAVRTDDVALLVAHVPAWTGAHAALFRSASVELVGGPEIAAHARSYTAGVLTTWGVADDLTDTAVLAVSELVANAVTHGTAPVVLRLRRTDRRLIIDVADQADHLPRRRLARETDEDGRGISIIAALAAAWGARPLPEGKSVWCEFEF; encoded by the coding sequence ATGAAGTCACCGGTCATGCCCGCGATCGAGGAGCTGCTGCACGCGGCGTTCGACGCCGCGCCGATGCCGGCGGTGCTCGCCGACGGCCCCGATCACCTGCTGCTGGCCGCCAACGACGCGTGCCTGGCCGACTTCGGGTCGGTGGCGTTGCGGCTGCCGGTCGGGGACGCCATCCCGGAGCTGGCCGCCACCGGTCTGCCCGCGGCCCTGGACCAGGCCTACGACACCGGGCGTCCGGTGCTGCTGCAGGACCGGCTGGTGCGGCGGCGCGGCGGGGACCGGTACTACACGCTGGTGTGCGTGCCGGCGCAGAGCGGCGTGGCCGTGTTCTGCCGGGACGAGACCGAGCGGGTGCGGCGGGAGCAGGCGCTGCTGGAGGAGGAGACCCGCAACCGGAACATGGCGGTGATGCTGCAGCGGTCGCTGCTGCCGCAGCGGATCGTCCAGCCGGACGAGATCCGGCTCGCGGCCTGCTACCTGCCGGCGCTGGTGCGCTACGAGGACGCCTCGCTGGACGACGAGCCGGTGCTGGAGGTCGGCGGCGACTGGTACGACGCGATCCCGCTGGGCGCCGGCCGGACCGCGCTGGTGGTGGGCGGCGTGACGCCGGAGGCCGGGGGCGTCGGGGTGCGGGCGGCGGCGGTGATGGGCCGACTGCGCGCGGCGGTGCGGGCGTACGCCTCGCAGAACCTGCCGCCCGGCGAGGTGATGTACCACCTGGACCGGCACGCGCTGGACTTCGACGGCGAGCGCACCGGATCGCCGGTGGCGACGCTGGTGTACGCGGTGCACGACGCCGACAGCGGCTCGCTGACGTACGCCAACGCCGGGCACCTGCCGCCGCTGCTGCGGCTGCCGGACGGCTACGTGGCGGTGCTGGAGGGGGCCTCGGGGCCGTCGCTGGGCAGCGGGGACTGGACCTGGCAGGAGGCGGCGGTGGCGGTGCCGCCGGGGTCGTATCTGGCGTTCTACACGCAGGGGCTGCTGGAGCGCGGCACCGGCGATCTGCGGCGGGTGTTCGCGCGGGCGCCGGAGGAGGAGCCGCCGCGGCCCGGCGCGGGCCCGGTGGACCTGGTCCGCGACCACATCCTGGCCTCCATCGACCCGCTGTCGGTGTCCAGCGGCGGCCTGGACGCCGCCGGCGCGGTCCGCACGGACGACGTGGCCCTGCTGGTGGCGCACGTCCCGGCCTGGACCGGCGCGCACGCGGCGCTGTTCCGCTCGGCCTCGGTGGAGCTGGTCGGCGGCCCGGAGATCGCCGCGCACGCCCGCAGCTACACCGCCGGCGTGCTGACCACCTGGGGCGTCGCCGACGACCTGACGGACACCGCGGTCCTGGCGGTCAGCGAGCTGGTCGCCAACGCGGTCACCCACGGCACCGCCCCGGTGGTGCTGCGGCTGCGGCGCACCGACCGCCGCCTGATCATCGACGTCGCCGACCAGGCCGACCACCTCCCCCGCCGGCGTCTGGCCCGCGAGACCGACGAGGACGGCCGCGGGATCAGCATCATCGCGGCGCTGGCGGCGGCCTGGGGCGCGCGGCCGCTGCCGGAGGGGAAGTCGGTGTGGTGCGAGTTCGAGTTCTGA